The following are from one region of the Synechococcus sp. CBW1108 genome:
- the accD gene encoding acetyl-CoA carboxylase, carboxyltransferase subunit beta has protein sequence MSLFDWFADRQKNAPTVRVTQDVEEGDGLWSKCPECGLVVYRKDLVANASVCKGCGHHNRIDSEERIALIADPGSFEPLDSCLAPTDPLVFKDRRSYTDRLRDSQQSTGLLDAVVTGLCRTSGLPLALGVMDFSFMGGSMGSVVGEKLTRLIETATARRYPVLIVCASGGARMQEGMLSLMQMAKISGALERHRQAELLYLPLLTYPTTGGVTASFAMLGDLILAEPKALIGFAGRRVIEQTLREKLPEGFQTAEYLREHGFVDAIVDRTRLKPTLASLLKLHGCRETVAA, from the coding sequence ATGTCGCTTTTCGACTGGTTCGCGGATCGCCAGAAAAATGCCCCCACCGTGCGGGTCACCCAGGACGTGGAAGAGGGCGATGGGCTGTGGAGCAAGTGCCCCGAATGCGGCCTAGTGGTCTACCGCAAAGATCTGGTGGCCAATGCCAGCGTCTGCAAGGGGTGCGGCCACCACAACAGGATTGACAGTGAGGAGCGCATCGCCCTGATCGCCGACCCCGGCAGCTTCGAACCGCTAGATAGCTGCCTGGCCCCCACCGATCCATTGGTCTTCAAGGATCGGCGCAGCTACACAGATCGGCTGCGGGACAGCCAGCAGAGCACCGGACTGCTGGATGCCGTCGTCACCGGCCTCTGCCGCACCAGCGGCTTGCCCCTGGCCCTGGGGGTGATGGACTTCAGCTTCATGGGCGGCTCGATGGGCTCGGTGGTGGGCGAGAAGCTCACCCGCCTGATCGAAACCGCCACTGCCCGCCGCTACCCGGTGCTGATCGTGTGTGCCTCCGGCGGCGCCCGCATGCAGGAGGGCATGCTCAGCTTGATGCAGATGGCCAAGATCTCCGGTGCCCTGGAACGCCACCGCCAGGCCGAATTGCTCTACCTGCCCCTGCTGACCTACCCCACCACAGGGGGTGTGACGGCCAGCTTTGCCATGCTGGGCGATCTAATATTGGCCGAACCCAAGGCCCTGATCGGCTTTGCTGGCAGGCGGGTGATTGAGCAGACCCTGCGCGAAAAACTCCCCGAAGGCTTTCAAACCGCTGAATACCTGCGCGAGCATGGCTTTGTCGATGCCATCGTGGATCGCACCCGCCTCAAGCCCACCCTGGCAAGCCTGCTCAAGCTGCACGGCTGCCGCGAAACGGTGGCGGCGTGA